A window from Dehalobacter sp. DCA encodes these proteins:
- a CDS encoding DUF4363 family protein produces the protein MRSTLTIILGFVILIGSTLWVADRIDSTSGAVLDNLNQVELLIASDKWDEASLKIQQTYDHWTKLHDWWSIFLNHSILNNIEISYKRLSQYVKYKEKSHSMAELNTLTFLLQEVPKSETLKLNNIL, from the coding sequence ATGCGTTCGACGCTCACCATTATCTTGGGTTTCGTGATTCTAATCGGATCGACCTTATGGGTGGCCGACAGGATCGATTCTACTTCCGGCGCTGTTCTGGATAATCTGAATCAGGTCGAGCTTCTGATCGCCTCTGATAAATGGGACGAAGCCTCCCTAAAGATACAGCAAACCTATGATCATTGGACCAAACTGCACGATTGGTGGTCCATTTTTCTCAATCACAGTATCCTGAATAATATAGAAATCTCCTACAAACGCCTTTCCCAATACGTTAAGTACAAAGAAAAAAGCCATTCCATGGCTGAATTGAATACCCTGACTTTCCTGTTGCAGGAGGTCCCAAAATCAGAAACACTGAAGTTAAATAACATTTTGTAA
- a CDS encoding anthranilate synthase component I yields MNTSIKSYYTSGGLLIHSVTEEIDKSYREKIIMELNDVQGAYFCSSFEYPGRYTRWDIGFINPPIEIRTFGRNIEITALDQKGLILLEFIYDVLKRETYLETLIRGQHKITGRVAPCQEIFPEEQRSRQKSVFSVVRSLLEAFYSDLDAFLGLYGSFGYDLIFQFESIHLKRPRDEAQADMVLFIPDEIFVIDHQKDDCFRIRYDFEFDGLSSLGQAKTMLSAAGRIKNDGRTIPAQEISNDTEGRYAEKVRIAKAYFKRGDFFEVVPSHTFYRRCEIRPSEIFENLTKINPSPYGFLIHLGNEHLIGSSPEMFVRVEGRRIETCPISGTIQRGCNALEDAERIRQLLNSHKDESELTMCTDVDRNDKSRICVPGTVKVLGRRQIEMYSHLIHTVDHVEGILADGYDALDAFMTHMWAVTVTGAPKKAAVQWIEDHEESNRMWYGGAVGILSFDGRMNTGLTLRTIRLKDGIAGVRVGATLLYDSIPEEEEKETIVKAEALLKVLGDAEAGMTENRNDLLTACSSRQENAADPFQVLLVDHEDSFVHTLAGYFRKAGCQVVTMRHHLAREALKKERYDLVVLSPGPGKPSDFKLRETIGLCLDKGIPLFGVCLGLQGIVEYFNGKLGVLDVPVHGKQSALKISSESVIFKKLANLRVGRYHSLFAEKVPPELEITAWTEDGVVMAVESKDKNILAVQFHPESIMSMDEDKGFRIITNILHKRGGAYDA; encoded by the coding sequence ATGAATACTTCAATAAAATCTTATTACACCAGCGGCGGACTTCTGATTCATTCCGTAACGGAAGAAATTGATAAGTCCTATCGTGAGAAAATCATCATGGAGCTGAATGATGTTCAGGGCGCTTACTTTTGCAGCAGCTTTGAATATCCGGGCAGGTATACCCGCTGGGACATCGGATTTATCAATCCTCCGATCGAGATCCGGACATTTGGCCGAAATATTGAAATAACGGCGTTAGATCAAAAAGGGCTGATCCTGCTGGAATTTATCTATGACGTTCTGAAGCGGGAAACATATTTGGAAACCCTGATCCGCGGGCAGCACAAAATAACGGGCAGGGTAGCTCCGTGTCAGGAAATTTTTCCGGAAGAGCAAAGAAGCAGGCAAAAATCTGTTTTTTCTGTGGTCCGCAGCCTGCTGGAAGCGTTTTACTCTGATCTGGACGCTTTTCTCGGTCTATATGGAAGCTTCGGCTATGATCTGATCTTTCAGTTTGAAAGCATCCATCTGAAAAGGCCGCGGGATGAAGCGCAGGCCGATATGGTCTTGTTTATCCCCGATGAAATCTTTGTCATCGACCATCAGAAGGATGACTGCTTCCGTATTCGGTATGATTTTGAATTCGACGGTCTTTCCAGTCTGGGTCAGGCCAAAACGATGCTGTCAGCTGCCGGGAGAATAAAAAATGACGGCCGGACTATTCCGGCGCAGGAAATATCAAATGATACCGAAGGACGATATGCGGAAAAAGTCCGGATTGCTAAAGCGTACTTTAAACGCGGTGACTTTTTCGAGGTCGTTCCGTCTCATACCTTTTACCGGCGCTGTGAGATCAGGCCTTCGGAAATATTTGAAAACTTGACAAAGATTAATCCGAGTCCTTATGGGTTCCTGATTCATCTTGGCAATGAGCACCTGATTGGTTCCTCGCCGGAAATGTTTGTCAGGGTCGAAGGCAGAAGAATCGAGACCTGTCCGATATCCGGCACAATCCAAAGAGGATGCAATGCGCTGGAAGATGCCGAAAGGATTCGTCAGCTGCTGAACTCCCATAAGGATGAGTCCGAACTTACGATGTGCACGGACGTCGACCGCAACGACAAATCCAGGATCTGTGTACCGGGTACGGTTAAGGTGCTGGGACGGCGCCAGATTGAAATGTATTCGCACCTTATTCATACCGTGGACCATGTCGAGGGGATTCTGGCCGATGGGTATGACGCCTTGGATGCTTTTATGACCCATATGTGGGCGGTAACAGTGACCGGGGCTCCCAAAAAAGCCGCCGTCCAATGGATTGAAGACCACGAGGAGTCCAACCGGATGTGGTACGGCGGGGCAGTCGGAATCCTTAGTTTTGACGGCCGGATGAATACAGGACTCACGCTCAGAACCATCCGCTTAAAAGACGGGATCGCCGGGGTCAGAGTCGGAGCAACGCTGCTGTATGATTCCATTCCCGAAGAGGAAGAAAAAGAAACGATCGTCAAGGCTGAAGCCCTTCTCAAAGTATTGGGTGATGCGGAAGCCGGTATGACTGAAAATAGAAACGATCTGCTCACAGCTTGTTCATCGCGGCAAGAAAATGCGGCTGATCCTTTTCAAGTGCTGCTGGTTGATCATGAAGATTCCTTCGTGCATACACTGGCCGGTTATTTCCGTAAAGCCGGCTGTCAGGTGGTCACGATGCGGCACCATCTGGCCAGAGAAGCCTTGAAGAAAGAACGGTATGATTTGGTCGTGCTGTCCCCGGGTCCGGGCAAACCGTCTGATTTTAAACTCCGGGAAACAATCGGGCTCTGTCTGGACAAAGGAATTCCTCTCTTTGGGGTCTGTCTGGGGCTGCAGGGGATTGTCGAATATTTTAACGGAAAGCTTGGCGTATTGGATGTACCGGTGCATGGCAAACAATCGGCGTTAAAAATATCCTCGGAATCAGTAATCTTTAAAAAATTGGCCAATCTAAGAGTAGGCAGATACCATTCGCTGTTTGCTGAAAAAGTACCGCCGGAACTTGAGATTACGGCCTGGACTGAAGACGGTGTGGTTATGGCAGTAGAAAGCAAAGATAAAAACATTCTGGCAGTCCAGTTCCACCCTGAATCCATCATGTCGATGGATGAGGATAAAGGATTCCGGATCATCACCAATATTTTGCATAAACGAGGAGGTGCATACGATGCGTAA
- the asnB gene encoding asparagine synthase (glutamine-hydrolyzing) translates to MCGITGWLDWTQDLSESGPIIDRMVDTLTPRGPDARGKWLYPEIALGHSRLAVVDIEGGKQPMTRWRGGWAYTITYNGELYNTEEVRQALSAKGYSFQGHSDTEVLLLSYLEWGVDCVQKLNGIFAFGIWDCREKSLFLARDRMGVKPLFYYHKYPSFIFASELKALLAHPDIPAVIDREGLAELFMIAPARTPGFGVIKNICELKPGYAMLVKFEGMRQWPYWQLENKPHTDDIRTTVDHVRELVIDAISRQLVSDVPLGTLLSGGLDSSIITAIAAKKYQAEGKILPTFSIDYIANDKYFQANDYQPDPDAPWVRKMANYFNTNHHNLFLDTAELVEALTDAAAARDLPGMADVDSSLLLFSRRIKESVTVGLSGECADEVFGGYPWFHRDDLKNADTFPWSTDLQTRLQILSPEILQIIAPLDYVRERYREAVSEVPVSGTGNAKADKDKRISYLTLTRFMPTLLDRKDRMTMASGLEVRVPFCDHRIVEYVWNIPWEMKYWQNREKGLLRTALEGILPEDVLWRRKSPYPKTHHPQFLEMVTGRLRTVLEDSASPLYELVNKKQLQDLMANPSSDANRPWFGQLMDTPRLFAFLLQLDFWFKKYKISII, encoded by the coding sequence TTGTGCGGAATTACAGGCTGGCTGGATTGGACGCAGGATCTGTCGGAATCCGGCCCAATCATTGACAGAATGGTCGACACCCTTACCCCCCGCGGTCCTGATGCTCGGGGAAAATGGCTTTATCCCGAAATTGCTTTGGGCCACAGCAGGCTGGCGGTTGTAGATATTGAAGGAGGAAAACAACCCATGACCCGCTGGCGCGGCGGCTGGGCCTATACGATTACTTATAACGGAGAATTGTATAACACCGAAGAAGTCCGCCAGGCTCTCTCAGCGAAAGGGTATTCCTTCCAAGGGCATTCTGATACGGAAGTCCTGCTTCTGTCTTATCTGGAATGGGGCGTGGATTGCGTTCAGAAACTCAATGGCATTTTCGCGTTTGGGATCTGGGACTGCCGAGAAAAGTCTCTCTTTCTGGCCCGGGACAGAATGGGCGTTAAACCGCTGTTTTATTATCACAAATACCCGTCGTTCATTTTTGCTTCAGAACTTAAAGCGCTGCTTGCCCATCCGGATATCCCTGCGGTCATTGACCGTGAAGGCCTCGCCGAACTTTTTATGATTGCCCCGGCCAGGACTCCGGGTTTTGGTGTTATTAAAAACATTTGTGAACTGAAACCCGGATACGCGATGCTGGTTAAGTTTGAAGGGATGAGACAGTGGCCGTACTGGCAGCTTGAAAACAAACCTCATACAGATGATATCCGAACAACGGTTGATCATGTTCGCGAGCTGGTCATCGATGCCATTTCCCGTCAGCTTGTCTCCGATGTTCCCCTCGGGACTTTATTGTCCGGAGGTCTGGATTCCAGTATCATAACGGCTATCGCTGCCAAGAAGTATCAGGCTGAAGGAAAAATCCTCCCCACGTTCTCTATTGACTACATCGCCAACGACAAATATTTTCAAGCAAATGACTACCAGCCGGATCCGGATGCTCCATGGGTGCGTAAAATGGCCAATTACTTCAACACCAACCACCATAATCTGTTTCTGGATACTGCAGAACTGGTCGAAGCTTTGACAGACGCTGCCGCAGCCAGAGACCTGCCGGGTATGGCCGATGTTGATTCTTCCCTGCTGCTGTTCAGCCGGAGAATCAAAGAGTCGGTAACGGTCGGACTTTCCGGGGAATGCGCAGATGAAGTTTTTGGCGGATATCCGTGGTTTCACCGGGATGATCTTAAAAATGCAGATACCTTTCCGTGGTCAACGGACCTTCAAACCCGCCTCCAGATCCTATCACCGGAAATTCTCCAGATCATCGCACCTTTAGATTATGTAAGAGAGCGCTACCGGGAAGCCGTTTCAGAAGTTCCCGTTTCGGGGACCGGGAACGCCAAAGCAGACAAAGATAAACGAATCAGTTACCTGACTTTGACCAGATTCATGCCCACCCTGCTTGACCGCAAAGACAGAATGACGATGGCTTCCGGTCTGGAAGTCCGCGTGCCTTTCTGTGACCACCGGATTGTTGAATATGTCTGGAATATTCCGTGGGAAATGAAGTACTGGCAAAATCGCGAAAAAGGCCTTTTGCGAACCGCCCTGGAAGGCATCCTTCCTGAAGATGTTCTATGGCGGCGCAAAAGCCCTTACCCCAAAACCCACCATCCCCAATTCCTGGAGATGGTCACCGGCAGACTTCGTACTGTTCTGGAAGACTCTGCCTCACCGCTGTATGAGTTAGTGAATAAAAAACAGCTTCAGGACTTAATGGCCAACCCGTCATCCGATGCCAATCGACCATGGTTCGGTCAGCTGATGGACACACCCAGACTTTTTGCTTTTCTGCTGCAGCTGGATTTCTGGTTCAAAAAATATAAGATCAGCATCATCTGA
- a CDS encoding YihY/virulence factor BrkB family protein — MNWHSFFRKYVRIISINELFALSGQVAYYIILSFFPFVIFLLTLVGFLNISNAEFFSSFKFLLPAETVQMVETIVNEVFSVRSSPALLVLSMIGALWASLNGINALMRGAGKAYGLQETWSFFRLKLSALLFFVIVALAIVGSFLVLIFGQKLANIFVYLLGPDNIFPLIWQNLRLLIQLIFLIMIFILLNIIATHNKYPIRSYFAGSLFSAGGWIIISLAFAYYVNHFNSYTLAYGSIAGIIILLLWLYWSCVILLLGSALNAALIDRAN, encoded by the coding sequence ATGAACTGGCATAGCTTTTTCCGGAAGTATGTTCGGATCATCTCCATCAATGAATTATTTGCGCTTAGCGGACAGGTCGCCTACTACATCATCCTGTCCTTCTTTCCGTTTGTTATTTTTCTTCTGACCCTGGTCGGTTTTCTGAACATTAGCAATGCTGAGTTTTTCAGCAGTTTTAAGTTCCTGCTGCCTGCGGAAACCGTCCAAATGGTTGAAACCATTGTCAATGAGGTCTTCAGCGTTCGCAGCAGCCCTGCTTTGCTTGTCTTAAGCATGATTGGCGCTCTGTGGGCATCGTTGAATGGTATCAATGCCTTGATGAGAGGAGCCGGCAAAGCCTACGGTCTTCAGGAAACCTGGTCGTTTTTTCGTTTAAAACTTTCGGCTTTGCTTTTTTTTGTTATCGTTGCGCTGGCTATTGTTGGTTCATTCCTGGTATTAATCTTCGGTCAAAAACTGGCCAATATTTTTGTCTATCTTTTAGGGCCGGACAATATATTTCCGCTCATCTGGCAGAACCTTCGCCTGCTTATCCAGCTTATTTTTCTGATTATGATCTTCATCCTGCTGAATATCATCGCAACCCACAACAAATATCCGATCCGGAGTTACTTTGCTGGTTCGTTATTTTCCGCAGGCGGATGGATTATTATTTCTCTGGCCTTTGCCTATTACGTGAATCATTTCAACAGCTATACCCTGGCCTACGGAAGCATTGCAGGCATCATCATTCTTCTGTTGTGGCTGTACTGGAGCTGTGTTATACTCCTGCTCGGCAGCGCACTGAATGCTGCGTTAATTGACAGGGCTAATTAA
- a CDS encoding DUF421 domain-containing protein produces the protein MLIGIVRTIILYLIIVLVLRVMGKRQIGQLQPFELVIILMISELAVIPSQDSGIPLVAGLFPVLILLLLGLAISEIALKYEKARGIICGKPTILINKGQILEAELRKLRYNLSDLLEQLRAKNLPNIADVEYAILETNGQLSVIPKTGKRPVNMQDLKLQVIAEGLPLALIMDGKLQQKNLEKSGVNIQWLNKELTKANVPDIKKVFFASIDSQRKLYIQPKADPNK, from the coding sequence TTGCTGATCGGTATTGTTCGAACGATTATCCTCTATTTGATTATTGTCCTCGTCTTAAGAGTCATGGGCAAAAGACAAATTGGTCAGCTCCAGCCTTTTGAGCTGGTCATCATTCTGATGATTTCCGAACTTGCCGTTATCCCGAGTCAGGATTCCGGTATTCCGCTGGTGGCGGGCTTATTTCCGGTCCTGATCCTGCTTTTGCTTGGCCTGGCCATTTCGGAAATCGCTTTAAAGTATGAAAAAGCCCGCGGAATTATCTGCGGTAAACCGACGATCCTGATCAATAAAGGACAAATCCTCGAAGCCGAGCTTCGGAAACTTCGCTACAACCTCAGTGACCTGCTTGAACAGCTCCGGGCTAAAAATCTGCCTAACATCGCCGATGTTGAATATGCGATTCTAGAAACCAACGGTCAGCTTAGTGTTATCCCCAAAACAGGCAAACGTCCGGTGAATATGCAGGATTTGAAGCTGCAGGTAATCGCTGAAGGTCTGCCTTTAGCCTTGATCATGGACGGTAAGCTCCAGCAAAAGAATCTGGAGAAATCGGGTGTCAATATTCAATGGCTGAATAAGGAACTGACCAAAGCAAATGTTCCGGATATTAAGAAGGTGTTTTTTGCGAGCATCGACTCCCAGCGCAAGCTCTATATTCAGCCAAAAGCAGACCCAAACAAATAA
- the trpB gene encoding tryptophan synthase subunit beta, with amino-acid sequence MKNEMVNYLGENGYFGAYGGRFVPEILIPAVDELSLAFQEILRDEDFYKQYYNLLMDFSGRPTPLTYAEGLSAYFGKAKIFIKREDLNHSGAHKINNVLGQGLLMKKLGKTRVIAETGAGQHGVATAIMAAKMGFQATIYMGAEDAERQYANVFWMKQLGAEVIPVTTGTATLKDAINEALRDWAGNFDNTHYALGTACGPRPFPEMVTFFQSVISKEMKKQINDICGKNPDRIYACLGGGSNAMGAFVEFLQEPGVELVAVEAGGKGEASGKHASRIAYAKAKTGVSQGYKTLFLQDDDGQMLDTWSISAGLDYVGVSPILAHLAETKRVRVLAATDAEVIEAFKLIISKEGLIPALESTHAFAGLFREIADTKPEDVIVVNMSGRGDKDIFNIGEALQDQGWKTFVTERGKAYAD; translated from the coding sequence ATGAAAAACGAAATGGTTAACTATCTTGGGGAAAATGGTTATTTTGGCGCCTATGGCGGGAGATTTGTCCCGGAAATCCTGATACCGGCTGTCGATGAACTGAGTCTGGCTTTTCAGGAAATATTGCGGGACGAGGACTTCTATAAGCAATACTATAACCTCCTGATGGACTTTTCGGGCAGGCCGACACCGCTGACGTATGCGGAAGGGCTTAGTGCCTATTTTGGTAAAGCCAAAATCTTTATCAAGCGGGAGGATTTGAATCATTCCGGCGCCCATAAAATCAATAATGTGCTCGGGCAGGGCCTGCTCATGAAAAAACTGGGCAAGACCAGAGTCATCGCTGAGACCGGCGCAGGCCAGCACGGTGTGGCAACGGCGATCATGGCGGCGAAAATGGGATTTCAGGCGACGATCTATATGGGGGCTGAAGACGCTGAACGGCAATATGCCAATGTCTTCTGGATGAAACAGCTCGGAGCTGAAGTTATTCCTGTGACAACCGGGACGGCAACGCTTAAGGATGCCATTAACGAAGCGCTTCGCGACTGGGCAGGAAATTTTGATAACACGCATTATGCACTTGGCACGGCGTGCGGACCGAGGCCATTCCCGGAGATGGTCACTTTCTTTCAGTCCGTAATCAGTAAAGAGATGAAAAAACAAATCAACGATATCTGCGGCAAAAATCCAGACCGGATCTATGCCTGTCTGGGCGGCGGTTCCAATGCGATGGGCGCTTTTGTGGAATTCCTGCAGGAGCCCGGCGTAGAACTTGTTGCCGTCGAGGCAGGCGGAAAGGGCGAAGCTTCCGGAAAACATGCTTCGCGGATCGCTTATGCCAAAGCCAAAACCGGCGTCTCTCAGGGCTACAAGACATTGTTTCTCCAGGATGATGACGGACAGATGCTGGATACCTGGAGCATTTCCGCCGGACTTGATTATGTAGGCGTATCACCAATCCTGGCTCATTTGGCGGAAACCAAGAGGGTCCGGGTTTTAGCCGCCACAGATGCCGAAGTCATTGAGGCCTTTAAACTGATCATCAGCAAGGAAGGGCTGATACCGGCGCTTGAATCCACGCATGCTTTCGCCGGACTTTTCAGGGAAATTGCTGACACCAAACCGGAAGATGTCATCGTTGTCAATATGTCCGGCCGCGGAGACAAAGATATCTTCAACATTGGGGAAGCATTGCAGGATCAGGGCTGGAAAACATTTGTCACAGAAAGAGGTAAGGCATATGCAGATTGA
- a CDS encoding aldolase catalytic domain-containing protein, which translates to MRNLTILDCTLRDGGLTNNFRFPEKYIKDHIQKISEAKVDYLELGYKADPAYYERTAYGKLKFCDDSEIYDIIKGIPGLPKMAFMVDVGRFDRRSVENASVSPFTMGRVACYLNQIEEAVEDVRFLQNKGYETTLNIMAISRESIPEIVCGLRKIKAQIPAAAVYVVDSYGALYPDDVKKLVSLYKEELNGMNVGIHVHNNMQLAFSNTITAVESGASFLDASVNGMGRGAGNCPLECLLPYAGKDHYDLKPVLALINDYYIHDGDEHSWGYCPKQLLTGIFNQHPVYSIQGAGEDLIRIYDHFQSEVQV; encoded by the coding sequence ATGCGTAATCTGACCATTCTGGACTGTACGCTCAGAGACGGAGGACTGACCAACAACTTCCGGTTCCCGGAAAAATATATCAAAGACCATATTCAAAAGATCTCCGAAGCGAAGGTCGATTATCTTGAACTTGGGTATAAAGCAGATCCCGCGTATTATGAACGGACAGCCTACGGCAAACTTAAATTCTGTGATGACAGCGAGATATATGACATCATCAAAGGAATTCCGGGGCTTCCCAAAATGGCCTTTATGGTGGATGTCGGCAGATTTGACCGGCGATCGGTTGAAAATGCCTCAGTTTCACCGTTCACCATGGGCCGGGTTGCCTGCTATTTAAACCAGATTGAAGAAGCCGTCGAAGATGTCCGCTTTCTGCAAAATAAAGGCTATGAGACAACGCTGAATATCATGGCAATTTCCAGAGAAAGTATCCCGGAAATTGTTTGCGGCTTAAGAAAAATCAAAGCGCAAATCCCTGCAGCAGCAGTCTATGTGGTAGACAGTTACGGGGCGCTTTATCCGGATGATGTCAAAAAGCTGGTATCGCTGTACAAGGAAGAATTAAATGGTATGAATGTGGGAATTCACGTGCACAACAATATGCAGCTGGCCTTCTCCAACACCATTACGGCGGTTGAAAGCGGCGCGAGCTTCCTTGATGCGAGTGTCAACGGAATGGGCAGGGGAGCCGGCAACTGTCCGCTGGAATGTCTTTTGCCGTATGCCGGCAAAGACCATTATGATTTAAAGCCTGTACTCGCGCTGATTAATGATTACTACATCCATGATGGTGACGAACATTCTTGGGGGTACTGCCCCAAACAGCTCTTAACGGGGATTTTCAACCAGCATCCTGTCTATAGTATCCAGGGGGCGGGCGAAGATCTGATTCGAATCTATGATCATTTTCAAAGTGAGGTACAGGTATGA
- a CDS encoding diaminopimelate decarboxylase family protein produces the protein MSNKSLPFSSQEIERIAQEYGTPFHIYDEKAIRENVRRLQAAFAWNPGFKEYFAVKATPNPYILKILAEEGTGADCSSLPELILAEKAGLEGENIVFSSNDTPAAEFCKARDLGAIINLDDITHIDFLDREAGIPEMISFRYNPGPLREGNTIIGKPEDAKYGLTREQLFEAYAKVRSLGAKRFGIHTMVISNELDPEFFVETARMMFELAVELKEKLGIRIEIINLGGGIGIPYRLGQDPVNLEYVGKRIKQVYEQLLVPAGLDPLKVAMECGRMITGPYGYVVARVLHKKEIYKNYIGLDASMADLMRPGIYGAYHHITVVGKEQLVPDHQYDVTGGLCENNDKFAVDRILPKMDIGDLVVIHDTGAHGHAMGFNYNGKLRSKELLLKTDGRVEMIRRAETIEDYFATLDFSGLN, from the coding sequence ATGTCGAATAAATCACTGCCTTTTTCCAGTCAGGAAATTGAAAGAATTGCCCAGGAGTATGGAACGCCTTTTCATATTTACGATGAAAAAGCAATTCGGGAGAACGTACGCAGGCTTCAGGCTGCCTTTGCCTGGAATCCAGGCTTTAAAGAATATTTTGCTGTAAAGGCGACGCCTAATCCGTATATCTTAAAAATTTTAGCCGAAGAGGGCACCGGCGCGGACTGCAGTTCTCTTCCAGAACTTATTTTGGCCGAGAAGGCCGGATTGGAAGGGGAAAACATTGTATTCTCTTCAAATGATACGCCGGCAGCCGAATTCTGCAAGGCCAGGGACCTTGGAGCGATCATCAATCTGGACGATATCACCCATATCGATTTTCTGGACAGAGAAGCCGGAATACCTGAAATGATCTCTTTCCGCTATAACCCCGGTCCGCTGCGCGAGGGCAATACGATTATCGGAAAACCCGAAGATGCCAAATACGGACTGACAAGAGAGCAGCTTTTTGAAGCGTATGCCAAAGTGAGAAGTCTCGGTGCCAAAAGATTCGGTATTCATACCATGGTAATTTCCAATGAACTTGATCCGGAGTTTTTTGTCGAGACGGCCCGGATGATGTTTGAACTGGCGGTGGAACTGAAAGAAAAGCTCGGTATCCGGATTGAAATCATTAATCTTGGCGGTGGAATCGGAATTCCGTACCGGCTGGGTCAGGATCCTGTAAATCTGGAATATGTCGGGAAACGGATCAAACAGGTTTACGAACAACTGCTTGTTCCGGCAGGACTGGACCCGTTGAAGGTAGCCATGGAGTGCGGACGGATGATTACAGGACCTTACGGTTATGTGGTTGCCAGGGTGCTTCATAAAAAAGAAATCTACAAGAACTACATCGGACTCGATGCCAGCATGGCTGATCTGATGCGTCCGGGGATTTACGGCGCTTATCATCATATCACGGTTGTCGGGAAAGAACAGTTGGTACCGGACCATCAGTATGATGTGACCGGAGGGCTTTGTGAGAATAACGATAAATTTGCGGTAGACAGGATTTTGCCCAAAATGGATATCGGGGATCTTGTGGTGATTCATGACACGGGTGCCCATGGACATGCCATGGGATTCAATTATAACGGCAAGCTCAGATCAAAAGAACTTCTTCTGAAAACTGACGGCCGGGTTGAGATGATCAGAAGAGCCGAAACCATTGAGGATTATTTTGCGACGCTGGATTTTTCCGGGCTTAATTAG
- a CDS encoding ParM/StbA family protein, with protein sequence MFENDILVAGADPGFGAIKLDIGDTKILFPAVICNGNERIFSTLGRTELEKGSDLDKQIASLDVIVRNNSSGVERHYFMGSLAESLNPKEAHYCWDEDKSTDEEAMSLLIVGLALAQPYPKTNIYLGTGVPVKFYASLKDKYEAELKGSFSVTFLSGTFKGQTRSMNILRSRVLPQSYGVFIKETLTEDGKPTNPKLFGGYVVVIDPGFRTTDIATFYDGIMLDPPNSFSIEKGLQWAYAGVAEKLKEMTMNHTNPIETDDKELDKIFRVNKGLYPWNNGAIDLNPVMKKMLAQLAADISREIMKTLKPMAGRIHTILVAGKVGEMIFEYLNLENKVLIDDPQFGNAAGFRIMAANLVNNLTRKVNVE encoded by the coding sequence GTGTTCGAAAACGACATACTGGTTGCTGGTGCAGATCCTGGTTTTGGCGCCATAAAGCTCGATATTGGCGATACGAAGATATTATTTCCTGCAGTCATCTGTAACGGTAATGAGAGAATTTTCTCAACCTTGGGCAGAACTGAGCTTGAAAAAGGATCGGATCTCGATAAACAAATCGCTTCTCTTGATGTCATTGTCAGAAATAATTCCAGCGGCGTAGAACGGCATTATTTTATGGGAAGCCTGGCCGAGAGTCTGAATCCCAAAGAAGCTCATTATTGTTGGGATGAAGATAAATCTACGGACGAAGAAGCGATGTCTTTGCTGATCGTGGGCTTAGCTTTGGCCCAGCCTTATCCTAAGACGAACATCTATCTCGGAACCGGGGTTCCTGTCAAATTCTACGCCTCTCTGAAAGACAAATACGAGGCGGAATTAAAGGGTTCTTTTTCTGTGACTTTTCTGTCCGGCACATTCAAGGGACAAACGCGCAGTATGAACATTCTCCGTTCGAGAGTGCTGCCTCAAAGTTACGGCGTATTCATCAAGGAAACACTGACTGAAGACGGCAAACCGACCAATCCGAAGCTTTTCGGCGGTTATGTCGTTGTCATAGATCCTGGTTTCAGAACCACGGATATTGCCACATTTTACGATGGCATTATGCTTGATCCGCCGAATTCATTCAGTATTGAGAAGGGGCTGCAATGGGCCTATGCCGGAGTAGCTGAAAAACTCAAAGAAATGACCATGAACCATACCAACCCGATCGAGACGGATGACAAGGAACTTGATAAAATTTTCAGAGTGAATAAAGGATTATATCCGTGGAATAACGGAGCAATTGACCTTAATCCTGTCATGAAGAAGATGCTGGCCCAACTGGCCGCTGATATTTCCAGGGAAATTATGAAGACGCTGAAACCGATGGCCGGCAGGATTCATACAATTCTTGTCGCCGGTAAAGTTGGGGAGATGATCTTTGAATATCTGAATCTGGAAAATAAGGTTCTGATTGACGATCCTCAGTTTGGAAATGCAGCAGGTTTCCGGATTATGGCCGCAAACCTGGTCAATAATCTTACCAGGAAAGTAAATGTTGAATAA